One region of Flavobacterium sp. GSB-24 genomic DNA includes:
- a CDS encoding fumarate reductase/succinate dehydrogenase flavoprotein subunit, whose protein sequence is MALDSKIPNGPIADKWTNYKDHINLVNPANKRNLDIIVVGTGLAGGSAAATLAELGYNVKAFCFQDSPRRAHSIAAQGGINAAKNYKGDGDSVYRLFYDTVKGGDYRAREANVHRLAEVSANIIDQCVAQGVPLAREYGGLLDNRSFGGTLVSRTFYAQGQTGQQLLLGAYSAMNRQIGRGKIKMYNRHEMLDLVIVDGKARGIIARNLITGEIERHSAHAVVIGSGGYGNVFFLSTNAMGSNATAAWKIHKKGAFFANPCYTQIHPTCIPVSGDHQSKLTLMSESLRNDGRIWVPAKLEDAQAIREGRKKATDLSEEERDYFLERRYPAFGNLVPRDVASRAAKERCDAGFGVNKTGEAVYLDFAAAIKRYGTEEAYVKGLDANDAALVTKLGTAIVKSKYGNLFQMYLKIVDEDPYVTPMMIYPAVHYTMGGTWVDYNLMTTIPGCFSIGESNFSDHGANRLGASALMQGLADGYFVLPYTIGDYLAPDIKMGPISTDLPEFVEAEKNVKDQIDRFINNNGKHSVDYFHKKLGKIMWDKVGMARNAKGLTEAIEEIAALREEFYRDVKVPGSANEFNQELEKATRVADFLELGELFAKDALHRNESCGGHFREEYQTEEGEALRDDENFAYVAAWEYKGKPSDAVLHKEPLNYENIKLVQRSYK, encoded by the coding sequence ATGGCATTAGATTCAAAAATTCCAAATGGTCCTATAGCGGACAAATGGACAAATTATAAAGATCATATTAATTTAGTAAACCCTGCTAACAAACGTAATTTAGATATTATTGTAGTTGGTACAGGTTTGGCTGGAGGTTCTGCTGCGGCTACTCTAGCTGAGTTAGGATATAACGTAAAAGCATTTTGTTTCCAAGATTCACCACGTCGTGCGCACTCTATTGCTGCACAAGGGGGTATCAATGCGGCAAAAAATTATAAAGGTGACGGTGACTCAGTTTACAGATTGTTCTACGATACTGTAAAAGGAGGTGACTACCGTGCACGTGAGGCAAACGTTCACCGTTTGGCTGAAGTTTCTGCAAATATTATTGACCAATGTGTGGCTCAAGGAGTACCATTGGCTCGTGAATATGGCGGACTTTTAGATAACCGTTCATTTGGAGGAACTTTGGTTTCTCGTACATTTTATGCACAAGGACAAACTGGACAGCAATTATTGTTAGGAGCTTATTCTGCAATGAACCGTCAGATTGGTCGTGGAAAAATTAAAATGTACAACCGTCACGAAATGCTGGATTTAGTAATCGTTGATGGAAAAGCGAGAGGTATTATCGCTCGTAACTTAATCACTGGAGAAATAGAAAGACATTCTGCTCACGCGGTAGTAATTGGTTCTGGAGGATACGGAAACGTATTTTTCCTTTCAACAAATGCTATGGGAAGTAACGCAACAGCAGCTTGGAAAATTCATAAAAAAGGAGCGTTTTTCGCAAATCCTTGCTACACACAAATTCACCCAACATGTATCCCGGTTTCTGGAGATCACCAGTCAAAACTGACTTTGATGTCTGAGTCTTTACGTAATGACGGTCGTATTTGGGTTCCTGCAAAATTAGAAGATGCTCAGGCAATTCGTGAGGGAAGAAAAAAAGCAACTGATTTATCTGAAGAAGAAAGAGATTATTTCTTAGAAAGAAGATATCCTGCTTTTGGTAACTTAGTACCTCGTGACGTTGCGTCTCGTGCAGCTAAAGAAAGATGTGATGCTGGTTTTGGAGTTAACAAAACTGGAGAAGCAGTTTACTTAGATTTCGCTGCAGCGATCAAACGTTATGGAACTGAAGAAGCTTACGTAAAAGGTTTAGATGCTAATGATGCCGCTTTGGTTACGAAATTAGGAACTGCAATTGTGAAAAGTAAATACGGAAACTTGTTCCAAATGTACTTGAAAATTGTAGACGAAGATCCATATGTAACACCAATGATGATTTACCCAGCGGTACACTACACAATGGGTGGAACTTGGGTTGATTATAACTTAATGACTACAATTCCTGGATGTTTCTCAATTGGAGAGTCTAACTTCTCTGACCACGGAGCAAACAGACTTGGAGCTTCTGCTTTGATGCAGGGATTAGCTGATGGATATTTCGTACTTCCTTATACTATCGGAGATTATTTAGCTCCAGATATTAAAATGGGTCCAATTTCTACAGACTTACCAGAATTCGTTGAAGCTGAAAAAAATGTAAAAGATCAAATCGACAGATTTATCAACAATAACGGAAAACATTCTGTAGATTATTTCCATAAAAAATTGGGGAAAATCATGTGGGATAAAGTAGGTATGGCTCGTAACGCTAAAGGTTTAACTGAGGCTATCGAAGAAATTGCTGCTTTACGTGAAGAGTTTTATAGAGATGTAAAAGTTCCTGGAAGCGCTAACGAATTTAATCAGGAATTAGAAAAAGCGACTCGTGTTGCCGATTTCCTAGAATTAGGAGAATTGTTCGCGAAAGATGCTTTACACCGTAATGAATCTTGTGGTGGTCACTTCCGTGAGGAATATCAAACAGAAGAAGGAGAAGCACTTCGTGATGATGAAAACTTTGCATACGTTGCAGCTTGGGAATACAAAGGAAAACCAAGTGACGCCGTATTACACAAAGAACCTCTTAATTACGAAAACATTAAATTAGTTCAAAGAAGTTATAAATAA
- a CDS encoding succinate dehydrogenase cytochrome b subunit, producing MAQSAQLNASILKKVAMALSGIFLITFLALHVSLNFISIISEDVFNEASHFMGYNPLIQYVMQPVLAFGVIFHFVMGFVLTAQNSAARPIAYAKYNGAANASWSSRNMIISGLVILAFLGLHFYDFWFPEVNYKYIAGQVPNATRYYGELVHKFHDPIRTGLYCVSFILLGFHLWHGFASSLQSMGMHNKYSRFLAKVGYWFAVVVPALFVIIALFHHFNN from the coding sequence ATGGCACAATCTGCACAGTTGAATGCTTCCATCTTAAAGAAAGTAGCTATGGCTCTTTCGGGAATATTCTTAATCACGTTTTTAGCGCTGCATGTTTCCTTAAATTTTATTTCTATTATTAGTGAAGATGTTTTTAACGAAGCTTCTCACTTTATGGGATACAATCCGCTGATACAATATGTAATGCAGCCAGTTTTGGCATTTGGGGTAATTTTCCATTTCGTTATGGGATTTGTTCTAACAGCTCAAAACAGCGCAGCAAGACCAATTGCGTATGCAAAATACAACGGAGCGGCAAATGCTTCTTGGAGTTCTAGAAATATGATTATTTCTGGATTGGTTATCTTGGCATTCTTAGGATTGCATTTTTATGATTTTTGGTTTCCTGAAGTTAACTATAAGTATATAGCAGGACAAGTACCAAATGCTACAAGGTATTATGGAGAGTTAGTTCATAAATTTCACGATCCAATCCGTACAGGATTATACTGCGTGTCTTTTATCCTTTTAGGATTCCACTTATGGCACGGGTTCGCATCTTCTCTTCAATCAATGGGGATGCACAACAAATATTCAAGATTTTTAGCAAAAGTAGGTTACTGGTTCGCAGTTGTTGTTCCAGCACTTTTCGTAATTATCGCATTATTTCATCATTTCAATAATTAA
- a CDS encoding four helix bundle protein: MSLKSFEDLECWKAARELRIFVSQNIISKFPIDEKYALTSQLKRSSRSVSDNIAEGFGRYHYQENIQFCRIARGSLTESLNQVITALDENYIEEDLLQKFKERFERTKAILNGYINYLARTKME; this comes from the coding sequence ATGAGTTTAAAGTCGTTCGAAGATTTAGAGTGCTGGAAAGCTGCACGCGAATTAAGAATCTTTGTTTCTCAAAATATTATTTCGAAATTTCCAATTGACGAAAAATATGCCCTAACTAGTCAGCTTAAACGATCTTCTAGATCTGTTAGTGATAATATTGCCGAAGGGTTTGGAAGATATCATTATCAAGAAAATATTCAATTCTGCAGAATTGCCCGTGGGTCATTAACTGAATCTTTAAATCAGGTAATTACTGCTTTAGATGAGAATTATATTGAAGAAGATTTGTTGCAAAAATTTAAAGAAAGGTTCGAAAGAACCAAAGCAATATTAAATGGATATATAAATTATTTAGCTAGGACTAAAATGGAGTAG
- a CDS encoding succinate dehydrogenase/fumarate reductase iron-sulfur subunit — protein sequence MKLTLKIWRQKNAQDKGGIVEYPIDGIEPDMSFLEMLDVLNEQLINRGEEPVAFDHDCREGICGMCSLFINGEAHGPDRGVTTCQLHMRMFKDGDTIFIEPFRAKAFPVIKDLVVDRSSFDRIQHAGGFISVNTSGNTIDANTIPINKHDADKSFDAAACIGCGACVATCKNSSAMLFVAAKVSQYALLPQGKVEAVDRVLNMVHQMDHEGFGNCTNTGACEIECPKGISLENIARMNREYLAASLKG from the coding sequence ATGAAACTTACATTAAAAATATGGCGTCAAAAAAACGCCCAAGATAAAGGGGGAATCGTTGAATACCCAATCGACGGAATCGAACCAGATATGTCTTTCCTTGAAATGCTTGATGTTCTTAACGAACAATTGATCAATAGAGGAGAAGAGCCAGTAGCATTTGATCACGATTGTCGTGAGGGAATCTGCGGAATGTGTTCATTATTCATTAATGGAGAAGCACACGGACCAGACAGAGGTGTTACAACTTGTCAATTACACATGCGTATGTTTAAAGATGGTGATACAATTTTTATCGAGCCATTTAGAGCAAAAGCTTTCCCAGTAATTAAAGATTTAGTTGTAGACAGAAGTTCTTTTGACAGAATTCAACACGCAGGAGGATTTATCTCTGTAAATACTTCAGGAAATACAATAGATGCGAATACAATTCCAATTAACAAACACGATGCAGATAAATCTTTTGATGCTGCAGCTTGTATTGGTTGTGGAGCATGTGTTGCAACTTGTAAAAACTCATCGGCAATGTTATTCGTTGCTGCAAAGGTTTCTCAATATGCATTATTGCCACAAGGTAAAGTTGAAGCAGTTGATCGTGTTTTAAACATGGTTCACCAAATGGATCACGAAGGTTTTGGTAACTGTACAAATACAGGAGCTTGTGAAATCGAATGTCCAAAAGGAATTTCTCTTGAAAATATTGCACGTATGAACCGTGAGTATTTAGCAGCAAGCTTGAAAGGATAA